AGGGCATCACGTTGAAGGGCCCGATGCCGCCCGGCAGCTTGTAGTTGAGCTCGGTGGTCAGCACGTTGCCGTGCGTCGCCATGTTGTAGGATGAATCAAAGCCGCCGATGCTGATGAAGTCGTTGCTGATCGGGTTCTTCGCGTAGATGTCCTGGCGCACGACGACGACGCGCAGGTCCCACGGGCCATAGGTCGCATCGAGGTGGGCGCCTTCGTTCTGCTTGAAACCATCGAGGCCGGTGTTGAAGTTGGCGACCGTCGAGTGCCAGACGTCGGCGCCCGCCACGAGCGACATCTTGGCGTTCTTCACGAAGTAATACTCGGCGCGCCCGACGATTATGTTGCGCTCGGCATTGCTCGATCCGTTGGGCGTCGCCGTGTCCGCGGAGACGATCGCCGTCGAGTAGCGGGCGCTGTCCCTGCTGACGCCGAAACCGTTGGGATTGGCGGTGGGGTAGAAGGCGAGCTGAAAGTCGTACCGCTCCTCGTCGTGCGAGTACTTGATGCCCGGCGCGTAGACCTCCTCGATCCCCATCGTGAAGGCGAGCGATTCGATGAAGCTCGATCCGTAATATGGCACGAGACCAAACGGCGCCTGGTTGAGGCCGCCGGTGAGCGAGTCGTGCGGCGTCAGCTTGTAGCCGATGTAGCCCCACATCGGAAAGCTGACCTCGCCGGGATAGTCCTTGTAGCCGCTGTTGCCGCTGTAGATGAAGCTGCCGCCGTAGAAGCGATACTGCATCGAGCCGAAGAAGGTGGTCGAATCGTAGGCGATCTTCGGGCCGGCGGTATCGTAGGAGAAATGGTTTGTCGTGCGGGGATTGCCGTAGGCGTTCACTTCGTTGAAGCGCGCATCGTAGCGAAAGCGCAGAAGGCCGCCGACAGTCAGCGTGCCGTCGCCGATGACGAAGGTGGGGATCGGCGGGAACAGCGGCGCCCTGCCCGTCGTCGGCAGCGGCTGGTTCTCGATCTGGCTCGACGGCGAGTTGGCGTCGTTGGTCGACTGACCTTGGCTCGACGAGTCGACGCCGAGCGCTGTCTGCGCGAAGGCGCTCTGCACATCGGCCGTGACGGCAAAAGCCCCGCCGAGGAGAAGGGCGCCTAGGAGGCCCTTGTCGCATCCGCTCGACCCGCGCCACCGCACGAACGTCGCCTTGCAAACGAAGCGGAAACGACCCATCAGACCTCCCGCTTATTGTGCGAGACGAGGACAATCCATCCTGTTTAGTCGAGCGGCGCGGGCCGGCTTGTACAATTACGACGGTATTTTGAATACATACGACATGCAGGCTCAATCGGCGCTAAGCGTGCTCTTTTTGCACTGCAGTAGATCGGTCGCACGAAATAAAGCCGTTTGCAGTGCAACATGATTATTTGGAATGCGGAGCTGGTCAAGCCTTCGGCAGAGACAGGCAACGTAGCCTAGGTAGAGAAATGGGGCGGGAGGCTTAGCCGCCGAATGGCTGGGGGACCTGGATTCGAACCAAGATTAACGGAGTCAGAGTCCGCTGTTCTACCGTTGAACTATCCCCCAAGCAGAGCTTGGCCGGTGAGCGTCCGACGATGTTCGGGAAATCGTCATCGGCTGGAGCCGTATGCCAGCAGGGCTTGCAGAAGGCTCTGCAGGCTTGCTCGCGGCCCGCTCTCATACGCAGATCGCCCCCTCCGATCAAGCGCCTTGGAAGCCGGCTGCCGCATCAGCGTCCACCCACGTGACGCTGGCCCGCGTGCCACGGCAAATCCTTCAGCGTCCATGGCATCGAAAACCTATCGCTCCATCCGGGATCCCCTATGCGCGACCCGACCGAGCAGATCTTCGGCAAAGTCGGTCCACGTGCGCAGGGGCCGGTCGATGGCGTCCGCGACCAGCTGGTCGATCCACCGGGGCTCCAGCGTCAGACGTGTCAGTGCAGCGACGATGGCGTCCTCGTCCGACATGTCGAGGAGCGCGGTCCCGCCGCCCGGCGCAATCTCGGCCATGGACGAGCCGTCATGGCAAAGGCAGGGACGGCCGAGCCAGAGGCTCTCGAGGATCGGCAGCCCAAAACCCTCTTCCAGCGACGGGTAGATGCTGGCGTGACAGCCGGCGTAGAGCGCGACGAGGTCGGCGTCGGCGATGGTGCCGCGCACCCGGACCATCGGAAGCGTCGCGGCGAGCGACAGCACCGTTTTGTCGTGGGTGCAAAATCCGGCGCGGCGTCCGACGAGGTCGAGCGAGATGGCGTGCCCGTCTGCGCAGGCGCGACCCAAGGCTCTCAGGAGGCGTGCGATGTTTTTGCGCGGCTCCCAGGACGAAAAGGTGACGAGCGTGAGCGGATCTCCGGGATCGCGCCGCGGTGGCGGATCGCGGCGGCGTGGAGCCGACGCCATCTCCGCGGGCAGAGGCACGATCTCGACGGGCGGGGCGGGAAGGCCTTCGGCGGCGAGGAAATCGCGCAGGTCTGCGGCGACATGGCTTGTCGTCGTCAGCACGAGGTCGGCTCGCGCAAGCTGCCGAAAATAGCGGCGGTAGGTCACCACCGCCTCCGGCGGATAGTCGGCGGCACGCTTCATCGGGATGAGATCGTGAACGAAGCTGACGGTATAGAAGCCGTAGGCACGCCCGAGCAGCACAGGATCGAGGCCGGCACCGATGAGCGACCAGGCGATCTCAGGCACGAGGAAGATCGCTTGGTTCCAAACGATCGTGTCGAGCGGCTGGCCCTCGGGCTCATGCTTCGTCGGAAGCGAGACGACCTGCCGCGATCGCGCATCCCAGCCGACCGGCACGACCTCGGCGCCACATTGCGAGAGCGTGCGCGCGAGCCCTCGCACCACGCGCTCGATACCGGTCTCGAATGGTCGCTGGGCGGTCTCCTGGCACCAGTAGAAGATCGTGAGGGAACCTTCGGCCAAGCGGACCTCGTCCAAACGGTCGCGGTGCGGACACCGCTTCCGGATGGCTCAGGCGACCATGACCTGGAAGGGGCGCGGCGTCGCCGTCACGGGTGCCAGCCACCGCGGGATCGGAAGACCGGCAAGCTCTAGACGCATATAGAAGCCATGCGCGCAACCCTCCCACAGCTCGGCCGGCAGCCGTCCGACTAGGCTTCTCGACAAACTCAAGCGCATCCTGCGCCCGGGCCCATGGCTGTCATCCTTCGATGGGTGCGCCTTTCTGAGGGAGAAGAGCCCATAGGACGATCCATCCTTTGAACCCACGCAAGCCATCGCCTTTTGGTCTTGATTATTACTAGTTTGGAGAGACAAACCGACCCGCATTTGGCTGTCGCCCGATGGCCGCCCGACACGCCGCTCCGGCATCGTCCGGCAGGGTTCACGCGATCTCGACTTGCACTCGCGGCGTCGAAGGCGCACCTCCCGGTCAGCCCCTCCAACACCGATCCTGCTTGCCCCGCTACGCCCTCACCGCCCTCATCGTCGCCTGCGCCCTCCTCATGGAGAATCTCGACGGCACGGTCATTTCGACCTCGCTGCCGGCGATTGCGCGCGACCTCAACGAGAGCCCGATCGCGCTCAAGCTGGCGCTCACCTCCTACCTGATCGCCCTGGCGGTGCTGATTCCGGCGTCCGGCTGGATGGCCGACCGGTTCGGCACGCGGATCGTGTTTCGCGCGGCGATCGTCGTGTTCACCTGCGGCTCGATCCTGTGCGGCCTGTCGAGCTCGCTGCCAGGCTTCGTCGCTGCCCGGATCGTCCAGGGCGCGGGCGGCGCGATGATGGTGCCGGTCGGCCGCCTCCTGCTGCTGCGCACCGTCGAGCGGCACAACCTCGTGCGGGCGCTGGCCTACCTGACGATCCCCGCCCTGCTCGGCCCGATGCTCGGGCCGCCGGTCGGCGGCTTCATCACGACCTTCTTCCACTGGCGCTACATCTTCTGGATCAACGTGCCGATCGGCATTCTCGGTGTCACGCTGGTCACTCTCTACATCGAGAACATCCGCAGCGACGACACACCGCCGATGGACTGGACCGGCTTCGTGCTGTCGGGCGCCGGCCTTGCCTCGCTGGTGTTCGGGCTGACCGTCGCGGGTCGCGCCCTGGTGCCGGCCTGGGTCGTCGCGGCGCTCGTCGGGGGCGGCGCGGCGCTGGTCGCGCTCTACGTGCGCCATGCCCGCCGCGTTCCGGCGCCGATCCTCGATCTCTCGCTGCTCGAGGTGCGCACCTTCCTGGTCAGCGTCACCGGCGGCTCGCTGTTTCGCATCGGCGTCGGCGCGGTGCCGCTGCTGCTGCCGCTGATGCTGCAGATCGGCTTCGGCATGACCCCGCTGCAGTCCGGCCTCACGACCTTCGTCGCGGCAGCCGGCGCCATGGCGATGAAGGCGACAGCCTCGCCGATCCTCGATCGGTTCGGCTTCAAGCGGGTCCTCGTCGTCAACGCGCTGATCGGGACCTGCTTCATCGGCCTCAACGCCGCCTACTCGCCGGCGACGCCGACGGCGCTGCTGCTCGGCCTTCTGCTCGTCGGCGGCTACTTTCGCTCGCTGCAGTTCACCGGCATCAATGCGATCGCCTATGCCGACATGGGGCCGGAGCGGATGAGCAAGGCCGTCGCCTTCGCCTCCGTGGCGCAGCAATTGTCGCTGTCGGTCGGTGTCGCCGTGGGCGCCGGCGTGGTCCAGGCGATGCAGGCCCACCGCGGCGGCCCGCTCGAGCTCGCCGACTTCCACGCGGCCTTCCTCGTCGTGGCCGCGTTCTCCGCCCTGTCGGTTCTGGTCTTCCTGCAATTGCCCGCGAATGCCGGCGCCTCGCTGGCGAGCCGGCCGGAGAAGGGCGCCGCGGCCCGCGGCGTCGCCGAGGCGCGGCCGAACTCGGCGCTCGGCTGAGTTACCGCCCGATGCTCGAGTAGTGCATGCCGATTTGCCGCGTCTCGCCGATGGTGTAGATGTTGCGCAGGTCGACGAGGATCGGCGCCTTGAGCAGGCTCTTCAGGCGGCCGAGGTCGAGGGCGCGGAACTCGTCCCACTCGGTGAGGATCGCCACCGCATCGGCTCCCTCGACGCAGGCATAGGCCGAATCGGCGAAGGTCATGTCGGGCAGCAGCTGGCGCGCCTGCCCCATCGCCTCGGGATCGTAGCCGCGCACGCTCGCGCCGCCGTCGAGGAGCGCGGTGACGATGGCAAGTGCCGGCGCCTCGCGCATGTCGTCGGTGTTGGGCTTGAAGGCAAGGCCGAGGATGGCGATCGTCTTGCCGCGCACCGAGCCGCCGCAGGCGGCGATGATCTTGCGCCCCATCGCCCGCTTGCGCTGGTCGTTGACCGAGACCACCGTCTCGACGATGCGCAGCGGCGCCTCGTGGTCCTGCCCGGTCTTGACCAGCGCCAGCGTGTCCTTGGGGAAGCACGAGCCGCCGTAGCCGGGGCCCGGATGCAGGAACTTCGGCCCGATGCGCTTGTCGAGGCCGATGCCGCGGGCGACGTCCTGCACGTCGGCGCCGGTCTTCTCGCAGAGGTCGGCGATCTCGTTGATGAAGGTGATCTTCACCGCCAGGAAGGCGTTCGACGCGTACTTGATCAGCTCCGACGTCCGCCGCGCGACGAAGACGATCGGCAGGTTGTTCAGCGTCAGGGGCCTGTAGACGGCCGCCATCACGAGCTTGGCGTGCTCGCCGGTGCAGCCGACGACGATGCGGTCGGGCCGCTTGAAGTCGCCGATCGCCGCGCCCTCGCGGAGGAACTCGGGGTTCGAGACGACGTCGATCTGCAGGTCCGGCCGCGTCTCGCGGCAGATGCGCTCGACCTCGTCGCCGGTCCCGACCGGCACGGTCGACTTGGTGACCACGACGAGCGGCCCGGTGGCGGCACGCGCCACCTCGGCGGCGGCGGCATAGACGTAGGAGAGGTCGGCGTGCCCGTCGCCGCGCCGCGACGGCGTGCCGACGGCGATGAAGGCGACCTCCGCCCCGGCGATCGCCGTCGCGAGGTCGGTGGTGAAGGCGAGGCGACGGTCGCGGACGTTGCGGTCGACCAGCTCCTTGAGCCCGGGCTCGTAGATCGGCATGATCCCGTCGTCGAGGGCGGCGATCTTCTTCGCGTCGCTGTCGACGCAGACGACGTCATGTCCGAAGTCGGCGAAGCAGGCTCCCGAGACGAGCCCGACATAGCCGGAGCCGATCATGGCAATGCGCAAAGGACGTCGTCTCCTGTCATTGGGCGCGGGCGCGCCGGAGCGCCGGCCATAGCTGGCCGCCCGTGGGATCGTACACCTTCAGCCGAGCTTCAAGTCTTTGTTTCGACAGAACGACTACAATTCCTTGACGTTTCGGTCGCGGGCGGAGGCGAGGCCATCGTCGATGCGCCAGGCCTTGCGCGAGGGGCACGCGCCCGCCGGCACGCGCCCTCCAGGGTGCTTGGACTTGACCTGACAGCCTCTTCGGCTAATGGGCGCAGGCTCGCACGCTTGGGCATCCCATGTCTTGAGTCCTTCGAGGAGAGCGCATGCCGCTTCGCGTTTCGGCGCTATCGATCCCCGACGTGCTGCGTCTCGAGCCACAACGCTTCGATGACAGCCGCGGGTACTTCGTCGAGACCTACTCCAAGCGGACCTTCGACCTGCCGGTCGACCTCTTCGTGCAGGACAACGAGGCGCTTTCGACGCAACGCGGCACGTTGCGCGGCCTGCACTTCCAGCTGGCACCGTCGCCGCAGGCGAAGCTCGTGCGGGTCATCAAGGGCTCGGTCTTCGACGTCGCGGTCGACCTGCGCGAGGGCAGCGCCACCTACGGCCGGTGGTGCGGCGCGACGCTGACCGCCGCAGAGGGGATGCAGCTCTTCATCCCGCGCGGCTTCGCGCATGCCTACTGCACGCTCGAGCCCGACACGCTCTTCGCCTACAAGGTCGACGGCTACTACGACAAGGCGGCCGAGAGCGGCATCCGCTTCGATGATCCCGACATCGGCATCGAATGGCCCATTTCTCATGCCGAGATAAAGGTTTCGGAGAAGGACGTCGCCTTGCCCTACCTGCGCGATGCCGCAACGCCGTTCAGGTTCGGGAGCTGATTGATGCGCTTCGTTGTCACCGGCGGTGCCGGCTTCATCGGGTCGGCGGTGGTGCGCCACCTCATCGCCGACACCACACACGAGGTCCTCTGCCTCGACAAGCTCACCTACGCCGGCAACCTCGACAACCTCGCGTCCGTCGCTGGCGATCCGCGTTACGCCTTCGCACAGGTCGACATCTGCGACGCCAAGGCGGTGCGCGCGACATTCGCGAAGTTTCGGCCGGACATCGTGATGCACCTTGCCGCCGAAAGCCACGTCGATCGCTCGATCGACGGCCCGGCCGCCTTCATCGAGACCAACGTCATCGGCACCTTCGTGCTGCTCGAGGCGGCGCGGCAGCACTGGGCGGCGCTCGACCAAGAGGCGAAGGCGCGCTTCCGCTTCCACCACATCTCGACGGACGAGGTCTTCGGCTCCCTCGGGCCGGACGATTTCTTCCGCGAGGAGAGCCCGTACCAGCCGAACTCGCCCTACTCGGCGTCGAAGGCCGGCTCAGACCACCTCGTGCGCGCCTGGCACCACACCTACGGCCTGCCGACGGTCGCCTCGAACTGCTCCAACAACTACGGGCCCTACCACTTCCCCGAGAAGCTGATCCCGCTCGTCATCCTCAATGCGCTGGAGGGCAAGCCGATCCCCGTCTACGGCGCCGGCGACAACATCCGCGACTGGCTCTACGTCGAGGACCACGCGCGCGCGCTCGTGACGATCGCCATGAAGGGGGCACTCGGCGAGAGCTACAACGTCGGCGGCTGGAACGAGCGCAAGAACATCGAGGTCGTGCGCGCGATCTGCGCGCTGGTCGACGAGATGGCGCCCGACGCATCGGGTCCGCGCGACAGGCTCATCACCTTCGTCACGGACCGCCCAGGGCACGATCGGCGCTACGCCATCGACGCGACCAAGATCAAGCGCGAGCTCGGCTGGGTGCCGCAGGAGACGTTCGAGACGGGCCTGCGCAAGACGGTGGCCTGGTATCTCGACAATCCCGACTGGTGGCGGCGCATCCGTTCCGGCGTGTACCAGGGCCAGCGCCTCGGCGTGGCCTCTTGAGCGGTCCGCTCCTGGTCTTTGGCGCGGCGGGTCAGGTCGGCCGCGAGCTTATGGCGCTCGCCGCCGCCCGCGATGCCGGCGCGATCGGCCTGACGCGGCAGGAGGTCGACATCTGCGACGCCGCCGCGGTGGAGGCGGCGGTCGCGCGCAAAAAACCGCGCCTTGTCGTCAATTGCGCCGCCTACACCGCCGTCGACAAAGCCGAGAGCGAGCCTGACGCAGCGCTGGCCGCGAACGGGGATGCCGCCGGCGTGATCGCCCGCGCCGCCGCGCGACACGGCGTACCGATGCTGCACCTCTCGACGGACTACGTGTTCGACGGAACCAAGGCCGGCCCCTACACCGAGGACGATCCGATCGCCCCGCTGGGCGTCTACGGCCGCACCAAGGCGGCGGGCGAGGCGGCGGTGCGCGAGGCCAATCCCCGCCACATCATCCTACGCACGGCATGGGTCTACGGGATCCACGGCAGCAACTTTCTCAAGACGATGCTGCGTCTCGCGGGCGAGCGCGATCGCCTGCGGGTCGTCGCCGACCAGCGCGGCACGCCGACCGCCACCGCCGACATCGCCAAGGCCATTCTCGCGGTCGACGCGTCGATCGCCAGGGGCGACGCCGCGAGCGGCACCTTCCACTTCGCCGGCACCGGCGAGACGACGTGGCACGGATTCGCCGAAGCCATCGTCGCCGCCCAGGCCGAGGCGACAGGCAAGCGCCCGCCTGTCGAGGCGATCACCACCGCCGACTATCCGACGCCGGCACGCCGACCGGCAAACTCCGCCCTCAACTCCACGCGATTTGCGCAGGCCTTCGGCTACCGCGCCCGGCCCTGGCAGGATCGCACCATCGAAGCCATCGGCCACCTGACCGGCCTCTAGGCCGCGCGGGTCGCTCATCGAAGGATTGCCCATGAAAGGCATCATTCTCGCCGGCGGGTCCGGCACGCGGCTTTATCCGCTGACCCTTGTCGTCTCGAAGCAGCTGCTGCCCGTCTACGACAAGCCGATGATCTACTATCCCCTCGCCACGCTGATGATGGCGGGCATCCGCGAGGTCTTGATCATCACCACCCCGCACGACCAGCCGCTCTTCAAGGAGCTCCTCGGCGACGGCGCGGCCTTCGGGATCGAGCTGTCCTACGCGGTGCAGCCGGCTCCGAACGGGCTCGCCGAGGCCTTCATCATCGGCCGCGACTTCGTCGGCAGCGACCGCGTCGCCTTGGTGCTCGGCGACAACATCTTCTACGGCCACGGCCTGCCGGAGCTGCTTGGCTTCGCGACGGCGCGCGAGCGCGGCGCGACGGTCTTCGGCTACGTTGTCTCCGATCCCGAGCGCTACGGCGTCGTCGAGATCGACGCCCAAGGACGCGCGCTGTCGATCGAGGAGAAGCCGAAGAGGCCGCGCTCGAACCTCGCCGTCACGGGGCTCTACTTCTACGACAACGACGTCCTCGAGATCGCCGCCTCGATCAAGCCGTCGACGCGCGGCGAGCTCGAGATCACCGACGTCAACCGCGTCTATCTCGAGCGCGGCGACCTCAGCGTCGAGGTGATGGGGCGCGGCTTCGCCTGGCTCGACACCGGCACGCACGACAGCCTCGCCGAGGCGGGGCAGTTCGTCGAGATCCTGGAACGACGCCAGGGCCTCAAGATGTGCTGTCTCGAGGAGATCGCCTTCAACGAGGGGTTCATCGACAAGGCCGGCCTCTTTGCCGCCGCCGAGCGCTACGGCAAGTCGGGCTACGGCGCCTACCTCAAGCGCATCGTCGAGACGGCCTGACCGGCGCCTTGCCGCCGCATAGCCTGTTCGAACAGGTCGACAGCGTCGGGCGCCCTCTTCAAAGATGCGTCCGCCGACCCCGTGCCATGCCTTCGGTGCGGGGTCGGTTGCACGAGAATTGCTCAGCATCGCTCGCGGGGCGCGCACACACCGCCAAGGTTTTCGATTTGCTTGCCGTACGGCATCGTCCGCCGGCCCAACGGGAGACACGCAGGATGCTGAAGCCGAACGTCGCCGCTCTTCTGCTTCTGGCTGCCGGTGCAGGCGTGGCCCACGCCGATGTCAAGGTCGCGGTCGTCGGGCCGATCACCGGGCAGAACGCCATCTTCTACGAGCAGATGAAGCACGGCGCCGAGGATGCCGCCGCGGCGATCAACGCGGCCGGTGGCGTCAACGGCCAGAAGCTCGTGCTCGATCTCGAGGACGACGCTTGCGACCCGAAGCAGGCGGTGGCCGCCGCCAACAAGGTCGTCAGCAACGGCGACGTTGCCGTCATCGGGCACTTCTGCAGCTCGTCGTCGATCCCGGCCTCCGACATCTACGTCGACGCCGGCATCCCGATGATCAGCCCCGGCTCGACCAATCCGAAGCTGACCGACCGCGGCCAGCCGACCATCTTCCGCACCTGCGGCCGTGACGACAAGCAGTCGGCGATCGCGGCGGCCGGCATCCTGAAGATGGACCCGAACGGCAAGTATGCCGTCGTCGACGACCGCACGACCTACGGCAAGGGCCTTGCAGACGGCGTCCGCGAGGCGCTCAAGGCCAAGGGCCATCCCGAGACCGTCGACGACAGCGTCACGCAGGGCACCAAGGACTTCTCGACGCTGATCTCGCGCCTGAAGTCGGCGGGCGTCACCTTCGTCTTCTACGGCGGCTACTACCCAGAGGCCGGCCTCTTCGTCCGCCAGGCGAAGGACCAGGGCTTCGGCGCCAAGTTCATGAGCGGCGATGCGCTCGCCTCCGCCGAGTTCGGCAATCTCGCAGGAACGGCCTCCGACGGCGTCTACATGACCTTCTCGCCCGACGCCCGCATCGAGCCCGCCGCAGCCGCGGCGGTGAAGAAGTTCCGCGAGGAGAAATACGAGCCGGAAGGCTACACGCTCTACACCTACGCGGCCCTGCAGGCCTTCGCCCAGGCGGCGAACGAGGCCAAGAGCACCGACGGCTCGAAGGTTGCCGACGACCTCCACAAGGGCGAGTTCAGCACGGTGATCGGCAAGATCCGCTTCGACGGCAAGGGCGATCCCAACGCAGAGCCCTACGTCATCTATCTCTGGAAGGGCGGCAAGTACGAGCAGATGAAGTAGCCGCGGGCGCAGGGTGCCTCGCGTGGCGTACTTTCTCCAGCAGACGATCAACGGCCTGACGCTCGGCTCGATCTACGGCCTCGTCGCGCTCGGCTACACGATGGTCTACGGCATCATCGGCATGATCAACTTCGCCCACGGCGAAGTCTACATGGTCGGGGCCTTCGTCTCGATCATGGCTTTCACGGCGCTGGGCCTGCTCGGCATTTCCTGGGCGCCCCTTGCCATCGTCGTGGCGCTCGCCACGAGCGTGCTGTTCACCTCCGCCCTCGGCTGGACGATCGAGCGCCTCGCCTATCGGCCGCTGCGCGGCTCGCCGCGCCTCGCGCCGCTGATCTCGGCTATCGGCGTCTCGATCTTCCTGCAGAACTACGTGCAGCTCTGGCAGGGCGCGGGCCTCCGCGCGCTGCAGCCCGTGCTCTCCGGCGACTTCGTCGTGATGGAGCAGAACGGCTTCCAGGTGCACCTGTCGCTGATCCAGATCGTCGTCGTGCTGGTGAGCGCGGCGCTGATGGTGCTGCTCACCTTCGTCGTGCAGCGGACACCGCTCGGGCGCGCCCAGCGCGCCTGCGAGCAGGACATGGGCATGGCCGCGATGCTCGGCATCGACGTCGACAAGACGATCTCGCTGACCTTCGTCATGGGCGCCGCGCTCGCCGCCGGCGCCGGCCTCACCGAGACGCTCTACTACGGCTCGGTCGACTTCTTCATCGGCTTCCTCGCCGGCGTGAAGGCCTTCACCGCAGCCGTTCTCGGCGGCATCGGCTCGATCCCTGGCGCGATGCTCGGCGGCCTGCTCATCGGCCTCGTCGAGGCCTACTGGGGCGGCTACGTCTCCGGCGCCTACAAGGACGTCAGCGTCTTCGCCGTGCTGATCCTGCTGCTGATCGTCAGGCCCGCCGGCCTGCTCGGACGCCCCCACCTGCAGAAGGTTTGACGCAGCACCATGCGGTTGCTCGACACGGTCCGCGACGCGCTTCCGGCTCCGGCTTGGAACGCGATCTCCACCGGGGCCATGGCGCTGGTGCTGGCGGTCCCCTTCGTCGGCGTGCGGCTCGACTCCGACGAGGGGCGGAACACGCTTGCCTTCCATCCCCTCGACATGGCGATCGCGGTCGGCGCCGTCGTCCTGTTCCGCCTGGCGCTCGATGCCTACAGGGCGACCCGCGCCAGCCGCCCCGGCACCCCGACCACGGTCGTCAGCCGCCGCACGCGCAAGCTCGCCGGCCGCGCCGCCGGCATCGTCGCCATCGTCGCCGCGCTGGCGTTCCCCTTCACGCCGTTCGCCACCCGCTACACGCTCGATCTCGGCGCCACCTTCTTCACCTACGTGATGCTCGGCTGGGGTCTCGACATCGTGGTCGGCATGGCCGGCCTGCTCGACCTCGGCTACGTCGCCTTCTACGCCGCGGGCGCCTACACGTTCGGCATCCTCGCGACGACCTACGGCGTCGGCTTCTGGGAAGCACTGCCGCTGTCCGGTCTCGTCGCCGGGACGTTCGGCGTCCTGCTCGGCTTCCCCGTGCTGCGGCTCAAGGGCGACTATCTGGCGATTGTCACGCTGGGCTTCGGCGAGATCATCCGCATCGTCATCATCAACTGGTATCAGCTCACCGGCGGCCCGAACGGCATCACGCTGATCCCGCGCCCGACCTTCTTCGGCGTGCCCTTCTCGGCGACCGCGAAGAACGGCGGCACGACCTTCGCGCACCTCTTCAACATCGCCTACTCGCCGCTGCATCGCGTCGCCTGGCTCTACCTCGTCATCCTGGCGATGACGCTGGCGACGCTCGCCTTCACCTATCGCCTTCGCCGGCTGCCGATCGGCCGCGCCTGGGAGGCGCTGCGCGAGGACGAGATCGCCTGCACCGCCGTCGGCCTCAACCCGACGATCATCAAGCTCACCGCCTTCGCGATCGGCGCGACGCTCGGCGGCTTTGCGGGCTGCTTCTTTGCGACCCACCAGGGCTTTATCTCGCCGGAGAGCTTCACCTTCACCGAGAGCGCGCTCGTGCTCGCCATCGTCGTTCTGGGCGGCGGCGGCCGCTTCGGCATCGCCGCGGCCGCCGCCGTGCTGGTCGGCGCGCCGGAGCTCGGGCGCGACTTCGCGCAGTACCGCATGCTCGTTTTCGGAGCGCTGATGGTGGTGGTCATGGTGCTGCGGCCGGGCGGCTTCACCGGCAGCCGGACGCCGTCGATCGTCGCC
This Beijerinckiaceae bacterium RH AL1 DNA region includes the following protein-coding sequences:
- the livM_2 gene encoding leucine/isoleucine/valine transporter subunit; membrane component of ABC superfamily protein (ID:RHAL1_03719;~source:Prodigal:2.6), whose amino-acid sequence is MRLLDTVRDALPAPAWNAISTGAMALVLAVPFVGVRLDSDEGRNTLAFHPLDMAIAVGAVVLFRLALDAYRATRASRPGTPTTVVSRRTRKLAGRAAGIVAIVAALAFPFTPFATRYTLDLGATFFTYVMLGWGLDIVVGMAGLLDLGYVAFYAAGAYTFGILATTYGVGFWEALPLSGLVAGTFGVLLGFPVLRLKGDYLAIVTLGFGEIIRIVIINWYQLTGGPNGITLIPRPTFFGVPFSATAKNGGTTFAHLFNIAYSPLHRVAWLYLVILAMTLATLAFTYRLRRLPIGRAWEALREDEIACTAVGLNPTIIKLTAFAIGATLGGFAGCFFATHQGFISPESFTFTESALVLAIVVLGGGGRFGIAAAAAVLVGAPELGRDFAQYRMLVFGALMVVVMVLRPGGFTGSRTPSIVATRKGPIEPPPAVLTAGSTA